Proteins co-encoded in one Flavobacteriaceae bacterium MAR_2009_75 genomic window:
- a CDS encoding endoglucanase: MRKAVLIFIILSIKFSFFMACAQSENNQMEIPSEDIDMPDTSENPDTDQTPESSDTINLTSKDFVLDMGAGWNLGNAMDTENTDETAWGNPLTTKAMIDEIAKKGFKTLRLPITWRFHMGPAPDYTIEKEWLDKVENIANFALDNQMYVIINIHHDEAWIIPTYEKSESVKNQLEKVWTQIAERFKSYDNHLIFETLNEPRLEESPEEWQGGTAEGREVVNQYHQISLDAIRATGENNASRKIMVSTYAASSDPRALNDYRIPNGDENVIVSVHSYFPYLFALEGTDPTWGNETDRAELLQEFDKINNQLAIDGRAIVMGEWGSTFSDNADDRLAHAEFYAKACAERGICPIWWDNGNLDEFGIFNRRELVWANSEIADAIVQAVENVRSK; the protein is encoded by the coding sequence ATGAGAAAAGCAGTACTAATTTTCATCATTTTGAGCATCAAGTTTAGTTTTTTTATGGCATGTGCTCAATCTGAAAATAATCAAATGGAAATACCATCCGAAGATATCGATATGCCCGATACCTCGGAAAACCCAGATACCGACCAAACTCCCGAAAGTTCTGACACTATTAATCTGACTTCGAAAGACTTCGTACTCGACATGGGGGCCGGCTGGAATCTTGGTAACGCCATGGATACCGAAAACACTGATGAAACTGCCTGGGGCAACCCTTTGACCACAAAGGCAATGATCGATGAAATTGCCAAAAAGGGTTTTAAGACCTTGCGATTACCCATCACTTGGAGGTTTCATATGGGCCCTGCTCCTGATTACACTATTGAAAAAGAGTGGTTGGATAAAGTAGAGAACATTGCAAATTTTGCCCTGGACAACCAGATGTATGTGATTATCAATATTCATCATGACGAGGCATGGATAATACCCACCTATGAGAAGTCGGAATCGGTAAAAAATCAATTAGAAAAAGTTTGGACTCAAATAGCTGAACGATTTAAGTCGTATGATAATCATCTCATTTTTGAAACACTTAACGAGCCACGTCTCGAAGAATCACCTGAAGAATGGCAGGGCGGCACTGCCGAGGGTCGAGAGGTCGTTAACCAATACCATCAAATCAGTTTAGATGCCATAAGGGCAACAGGTGAAAATAACGCCAGCCGAAAAATTATGGTTTCGACCTATGCCGCAAGTAGCGACCCTAGAGCACTGAACGATTATAGAATACCGAACGGTGATGAGAATGTAATTGTTTCGGTTCATAGTTATTTCCCCTATTTGTTTGCGCTTGAAGGAACTGACCCTACGTGGGGCAATGAAACCGACAGAGCCGAATTGCTACAAGAGTTTGATAAAATCAATAATCAATTAGCTATTGATGGTCGAGCCATTGTAATGGGCGAATGGGGCTCTACATTTAGCGACAACGCAGATGACCGTCTTGCTCATGCCGAATTTTATGCCAAAGCTTGTGCAGAAAGGGGTATTTGCCCTATTTGGTGGGATAATGGAAATCTAGATGAGTTCGGTATTTTTAATAGAAGAGAACTGGTTTGGGCCAATTCGGAAATAGCTGATGCCATAGTTCAGGCCGTAGAGAACGTTCGTTCAAAAT
- a CDS encoding carbohydrate binding protein, whose translation MEHILNFTRNKVTVLLMALVISVFSSCESDDEGEIETASTVHMKTLPKVAYVLGESLDLSDIVISMDRDGGTVDIPFASFGAENITTDPSDGTVLDFSHQQITIRVGDTGKGLIQAISVTNNVVALEVKNKATEDYVNGQELDLSNLVVTLVKEDGTKNDVAFNDFGTEIQTSPVNGAILSIENEEVIVTYPSTKAEIAQAIQVVPFAPLSGTVTTLPTNTEYEVGERLNLEGTVLTFSIASGQEVIVPFENFEAFDLLANPVNEAKLRASETEILISHSTNVSVAIPIMVNRPIIDVMVIETKPEKTLYTDGETIDLKGLSLRLSRSGKDDLIVSSDDFEIYEIVTTPAQGEVYSAGTNEIVVTYPDFVDTVSIPLGSETIYESDFSGGLDGWQANQNGGGSVNTSVEDGNLVAKDIVVGANPWDVQLFKPSLTLEKDAKYKLTTIVKAYPGQGDFWFSLSVGDGTGRDGWQAYDGGGGVWLAGDTEYQTYEKEFVMGQETTDGARVLLDIGNQTNGVMVQYVKLEKL comes from the coding sequence ATGGAACATATTCTAAATTTTACACGGAATAAGGTTACGGTGCTATTAATGGCATTGGTAATTTCAGTCTTTTCTTCTTGCGAGAGCGATGATGAAGGTGAGATAGAGACAGCTTCTACAGTACATATGAAAACATTGCCTAAAGTGGCGTATGTATTGGGAGAGTCGTTAGACTTGTCTGACATTGTTATCTCTATGGATAGGGATGGCGGTACCGTAGACATTCCTTTTGCTTCTTTTGGCGCTGAGAACATCACCACAGACCCTTCAGACGGAACCGTACTTGACTTTTCACATCAACAAATCACTATACGGGTCGGAGATACAGGAAAGGGATTAATACAAGCTATTAGTGTTACCAATAATGTGGTCGCCCTTGAGGTGAAAAACAAGGCCACTGAAGATTATGTAAACGGTCAAGAACTAGATTTATCGAACCTGGTCGTAACCTTGGTGAAAGAAGATGGTACCAAAAACGATGTCGCTTTCAATGATTTTGGCACAGAAATTCAAACATCTCCCGTGAACGGAGCTATTCTTTCCATAGAAAACGAAGAGGTCATTGTCACCTACCCGTCGACAAAGGCCGAGATAGCCCAGGCCATTCAGGTTGTGCCATTTGCACCATTGAGCGGCACAGTTACAACACTTCCTACGAATACGGAGTACGAGGTCGGGGAAAGGCTAAATTTAGAAGGTACGGTGCTAACATTTTCTATCGCGAGCGGACAAGAAGTCATAGTTCCCTTTGAAAATTTCGAAGCTTTTGACCTCTTGGCAAACCCGGTAAATGAAGCCAAATTACGCGCTTCGGAAACTGAAATTCTGATTTCACATTCTACCAATGTTTCGGTTGCAATTCCTATTATGGTAAATAGGCCAATAATTGATGTGATGGTCATTGAAACCAAACCTGAAAAAACGCTGTATACCGATGGAGAAACAATTGACCTTAAAGGGTTATCGCTAAGACTTTCTAGATCGGGCAAAGATGACCTTATCGTTTCAAGCGATGATTTTGAAATTTATGAAATTGTAACTACCCCGGCCCAAGGAGAGGTTTATTCTGCCGGCACCAATGAAATTGTGGTTACTTATCCTGATTTTGTCGATACGGTTTCGATACCATTAGGGTCAGAAACTATTTATGAATCTGATTTTTCTGGTGGTCTAGATGGTTGGCAGGCCAATCAAAATGGTGGTGGCTCGGTAAACACATCGGTCGAAGACGGTAATTTAGTTGCAAAAGATATTGTTGTCGGCGCTAACCCATGGGATGTACAATTATTCAAACCCTCGTTAACCTTAGAGAAAGATGCGAAGTACAAACTTACGACCATCGTGAAAGCTTACCCCGGCCAGGGCGATTTTTGGTTCTCACTATCTGTAGGTGATGGTACCGGTCGAGATGGCTGGCAAGCCTATGATGGTGGTGGCGGTGTTTGGTTGGCCGGTGATACGGAATATCAGACCTATGAAAAAGAATTCGTAATGGGTCAAGAAACTACAGATGGAGCCCGTGTGCTTCTTGATATTGGAAATCAAACGAACGGTGTAATGGTACAATATGTTAAACTTGAAAAACTATAA
- a CDS encoding putative outer membrane starch-binding protein → MKNILKNITLFTLFSCLMACSLVEPVDENQLGEDRLNFDPAFAEGVLLNAYENMVNQLSFTDVATDDAVHNYLSGYRRMATGEWNAQMPFTSRWGQYEHVLYANKFITLIDEVVWKRDEETNELFKERLYGEAVALRALRHFWILQEHGGIGRSGELLGIPYITEFYEFDADFNTPRLGFEETVTRIIADFDEALEYLPMDYDGDLAKRPSRYSDSDDDKYQFVFGKDQDLRINGRIIKAFKAKLYLLAASPAYMNGQGGYYQDAANILAELLNDIGGVGGLDPNGHYNFYEFPIGTRNFPEVLWRSNASTFQTWVESQHFPPSLNGSGQLNPSQNLVEAFPMLDGFPFSETHSDYNADNPFENRDTRLQRYILYNGNDLNGRVVNINSSGVDGIDQVSQRSTRSGHYLKKLLDQNVNISADGSISASEKINIYVRYTDLFLMLAEAANEIGGPDQAVGGMSARNILAAIRARAGIGLENSDAYLSSIASQEDMRNLIRNERRLELCFEGHRLYDLRRWNIFDETADAMGLQFDGGEYTEFLVEPRLYNANANYAPIPQNEIVRFNLIEQNQGW, encoded by the coding sequence ATGAAGAATATACTTAAAAATATTACCCTTTTCACCTTGTTCTCATGCCTGATGGCTTGTAGTCTGGTCGAACCGGTAGATGAAAATCAATTGGGCGAAGATCGTTTGAATTTTGACCCTGCCTTTGCAGAGGGCGTATTGCTCAATGCGTACGAAAACATGGTAAATCAGCTTTCATTTACTGATGTAGCGACTGATGACGCCGTTCATAATTATTTAAGCGGTTATAGAAGAATGGCTACGGGTGAATGGAATGCACAGATGCCGTTTACCAGCAGATGGGGGCAGTATGAACATGTATTGTACGCCAACAAGTTCATTACTTTAATTGATGAGGTCGTTTGGAAACGAGACGAAGAGACCAACGAACTTTTTAAAGAACGTTTATACGGTGAAGCAGTGGCGCTTAGAGCGCTTAGACATTTTTGGATTCTTCAAGAACACGGTGGCATCGGTAGATCGGGTGAACTTTTAGGCATTCCGTATATCACCGAGTTTTACGAATTTGATGCCGATTTCAATACGCCTAGACTGGGTTTTGAAGAAACTGTTACCCGAATTATAGCCGATTTTGATGAAGCCCTTGAATATTTACCGATGGATTATGATGGAGATTTGGCAAAGAGACCTTCAAGATATAGCGATTCTGATGATGATAAATATCAATTTGTATTCGGAAAAGATCAAGATTTAAGAATAAACGGTAGAATTATAAAAGCCTTTAAGGCAAAATTATATTTGTTGGCTGCAAGCCCTGCCTACATGAACGGTCAAGGTGGTTATTATCAAGATGCCGCGAACATTCTTGCCGAACTTTTAAACGACATCGGAGGTGTAGGTGGTCTTGACCCTAACGGACATTATAATTTTTATGAATTTCCGATTGGTACAAGAAATTTTCCAGAAGTGCTTTGGCGTAGTAATGCCTCCACTTTTCAGACATGGGTAGAAAGCCAGCATTTTCCCCCTTCCTTAAACGGCAGTGGTCAACTTAATCCATCTCAGAATTTAGTGGAAGCTTTTCCTATGTTAGATGGTTTCCCCTTTTCAGAAACACATTCTGATTATAACGCCGATAACCCTTTTGAAAATAGAGACACACGACTTCAGCGATACATACTTTACAACGGTAATGATTTGAACGGAAGAGTAGTTAATATCAATAGTTCAGGTGTTGATGGTATTGATCAGGTTTCTCAACGTTCTACCCGTTCCGGTCATTATTTAAAAAAACTTCTTGATCAAAATGTCAATATTAGTGCAGATGGTAGCATTTCCGCTTCCGAAAAAATAAACATTTATGTTCGTTATACCGACTTGTTTTTGATGCTCGCCGAAGCGGCAAATGAAATTGGCGGGCCAGACCAAGCCGTTGGGGGTATGTCTGCCAGAAATATTTTGGCCGCCATTAGAGCACGAGCGGGGATCGGCCTTGAAAATTCAGATGCCTATTTGAGTAGTATTGCTTCACAAGAAGATATGAGAAACTTAATTCGAAACGAGCGTCGATTAGAACTTTGCTTTGAAGGACATCGCCTGTACGATTTAAGAAGATGGAACATTTTCGATGAAACAGCTGATGCTATGGGCTTACAATTTGACGGTGGTGAATACACCGAATTTTTGGTCGAACCAAGATTGTATAATGCTAATGCAAACTATGCTCCAATACCTCAAAATGAGATCGTGAGATTTAATCTCATCGAGCAAAATCAGGGTTGGTAA
- a CDS encoding TonB-linked SusC/RagA family outer membrane protein, giving the protein MIQLNTLFKLLFSGCLCMIWCLTVTAQTIDSTSTVVIQNQPENLESNLQEDINLGFETATKHDIVGSSSTVKPGDFLKYDTTQWVRDALSGRLTGLQGGSSIRGLGDALIVVDGIPGRSIDLLNMEEIEEITILKDANVSALYGAMARNGVIVVTTKRGSTEKQFNISASTGVRLPISMPNYLSSADYMEYFNEARANDGLGEIYSAEQIQNHRSGANPYRYPNVDFYNDGNFNPLTPYANVTADFAGGSENTKFYINLGFKSDGSFQSVSQENDKGAKRFNVRGNIDFKVNDWIKSSLDVVAIIDKNRTSRSNIYLSGSTIRPNLYSPLLPISEIDFSANPDLRGVVDAANQYDGFLLGGTQVFNGGAIADIYAGGYQTNMTRVSQVNNAIDFDLGALAKGLSAKSYVSFDFYNAYNLSVQNAYAVYEPTWNDDNKIIDLINVRDNDLKDQIETVNTNIFTIRYGFYGLLNYERQLNENHAIDASLIGFANNTYVRSEKQSAKNSHVALGLNYNYKKKIYGNFSGAYVNSVKLADGNRAKFAPTLGLAYVLTEEPSLKESSWLNYFKLRTSMGVVYSDLGIQDYFLYDAIYQQEGGGYSWGDTNGAGYNNASTKILRGQNPSLDFEKRTDYTLGFEAMLFNKFWLEANVFQSIIGEQVIRASTLYPDYYNSFRPYSNFNKDQYSGFEIGVNYHTKTKNSTIDLGARALYTTSKRTVVDEVYQDEYQNRKGTPVDAIWGLESLGLFDVDEFNDDGSLKGNLPTQYGTVKPGDIKYKDQNGDNIVNDQDIVQIGRYASPWSFGSDITWSYKAFTFFALLTAELGRDGILSGDYYRPQGDAKYSEVVEGRWTEATADTATFPRLSSTGNTNNFEKTSTYWMYSHDNFRIQRVQLTFDLPNQLVDKLKMKDINLFTSVSNLAEFSKNKDIRQLQLGSNPMFRYFSFGARMKF; this is encoded by the coding sequence ATGATACAATTGAATACACTTTTTAAACTCCTTTTCAGTGGATGTCTCTGTATGATTTGGTGCCTAACCGTAACGGCCCAAACTATAGATTCTACCAGTACGGTCGTTATACAAAACCAACCTGAGAATTTAGAATCAAACCTACAAGAGGATATAAATTTAGGTTTCGAGACTGCTACAAAGCACGATATTGTAGGGTCTTCATCAACCGTTAAACCAGGTGATTTTCTAAAATACGATACGACCCAATGGGTTCGTGATGCTTTAAGCGGAAGATTGACCGGTCTACAGGGAGGTAGTAGCATAAGAGGTTTAGGTGATGCCTTGATCGTAGTCGATGGTATTCCGGGGCGTAGTATAGATTTACTCAATATGGAAGAAATCGAAGAGATAACTATTCTCAAAGATGCCAATGTATCTGCCCTTTATGGCGCAATGGCGCGAAATGGTGTTATAGTTGTAACCACAAAACGTGGTTCGACCGAAAAACAATTTAATATTAGTGCCAGTACTGGGGTAAGACTTCCTATTAGCATGCCCAATTATTTAAGTTCTGCAGACTATATGGAGTATTTTAATGAGGCACGCGCGAACGATGGTCTAGGTGAAATATATTCCGCTGAACAAATTCAAAATCATAGAAGCGGCGCGAACCCCTACAGATACCCCAATGTAGATTTTTATAATGATGGTAATTTTAACCCACTTACGCCTTATGCCAACGTAACAGCTGATTTTGCGGGCGGTTCTGAAAACACCAAGTTTTATATCAACTTAGGTTTTAAATCAGACGGTAGCTTTCAATCGGTAAGTCAAGAAAATGACAAAGGGGCGAAACGGTTCAATGTTCGTGGTAATATAGATTTTAAAGTAAACGATTGGATCAAAAGTAGTTTAGACGTAGTCGCTATTATTGATAAAAACAGAACCTCACGTAGTAATATTTATTTATCTGGCAGTACAATAAGGCCCAACCTATACTCCCCGTTATTACCTATCAGTGAAATCGATTTTTCAGCAAATCCTGATTTACGAGGTGTCGTTGATGCTGCCAATCAGTACGATGGTTTTCTTTTAGGAGGTACGCAAGTTTTTAATGGTGGTGCCATTGCAGATATTTATGCTGGTGGTTACCAAACCAATATGACACGTGTCAGCCAAGTGAACAACGCTATTGATTTTGATTTGGGCGCACTTGCCAAAGGCCTGTCGGCAAAAAGTTACGTTAGTTTCGATTTTTATAATGCGTATAACTTAAGTGTGCAAAATGCGTATGCAGTCTACGAACCCACTTGGAACGATGATAACAAAATTATCGATTTGATCAACGTAAGAGATAACGACCTCAAAGACCAAATAGAAACTGTAAATACCAATATTTTTACGATCAGGTATGGTTTCTACGGATTGCTGAACTATGAAAGACAGCTGAACGAAAATCATGCAATTGATGCATCGCTCATCGGGTTTGCCAACAATACTTATGTACGTTCAGAAAAGCAATCGGCTAAAAACAGCCATGTAGCATTGGGCCTGAACTATAATTACAAGAAAAAGATATACGGTAACTTTAGTGGTGCCTATGTAAACTCTGTTAAATTGGCAGACGGCAATAGGGCAAAGTTCGCTCCTACCCTTGGCTTAGCCTATGTGTTAACTGAAGAGCCTTCTTTAAAAGAATCGTCTTGGCTGAACTACTTTAAATTGAGAACATCAATGGGTGTAGTGTATTCAGACCTTGGTATTCAAGACTATTTCTTATACGATGCTATCTATCAGCAAGAAGGAGGCGGCTACAGCTGGGGCGATACCAATGGAGCTGGGTATAACAATGCATCTACCAAAATTTTAAGGGGTCAAAACCCAAGTTTAGACTTTGAGAAAAGAACGGACTACACCTTAGGCTTTGAAGCGATGTTATTCAATAAGTTTTGGTTAGAGGCCAATGTTTTTCAATCAATTATCGGCGAACAGGTGATTAGGGCCTCTACATTGTACCCTGATTATTACAATTCATTTAGACCTTATAGCAACTTTAATAAAGACCAATATTCCGGATTTGAAATTGGGGTTAACTATCATACAAAAACAAAAAACTCCACTATCGATCTAGGGGCGAGGGCTCTTTATACCACTTCCAAAAGAACGGTAGTAGACGAGGTCTATCAAGATGAATATCAAAATAGAAAAGGTACTCCCGTAGATGCTATTTGGGGGCTTGAATCACTGGGCTTATTCGATGTAGACGAATTTAATGATGATGGTTCTTTAAAGGGAAATCTACCTACACAATATGGTACGGTGAAACCAGGTGATATTAAATATAAAGACCAGAACGGAGATAATATCGTGAACGATCAAGATATCGTTCAAATCGGTCGCTATGCTTCACCATGGAGTTTTGGCTCAGATATTACATGGTCGTACAAAGCTTTTACCTTTTTTGCACTTTTAACTGCAGAGCTCGGGCGTGACGGAATTTTATCGGGGGATTATTATAGACCTCAAGGCGATGCAAAATACTCTGAAGTAGTTGAAGGCAGATGGACGGAAGCTACCGCCGATACGGCAACTTTCCCTAGACTTTCATCTACCGGAAATACCAATAATTTTGAAAAGACATCTACGTATTGGATGTATAGTCATGACAACTTCAGAATACAGAGAGTACAGTTAACATTTGATTTGCCCAATCAGCTGGTAGATAAATTAAAAATGAAGGACATTAACCTCTTCACTTCGGTATCTAATTTGGCAGAATTTTCAAAGAACAAGGATATCAGGCAATTACAGTTAGGTTCTAATCCAATGTTCCGATATTTCTCTTTCGGGGCAAGAATGAAGTTTTAA
- a CDS encoding putative outer membrane starch-binding protein — MRKIFKLVFGICFLGIFASCEDYLDKSLETELTEEEVFKNFDSAQGFVEEMYAMIVDYSTAAHWQHFHCYAEDAVGIDTWQFDYAIDEGRYWEWQRDGTGSMFDGNTNTNAELPFDRAKLWPSSWAGLRKANIVIADADSLMTDASQIEKDVVLGQAHFFRAFFHHEIMKFWGSIPYIDRVLEDDWRIERPSEWSETALRIDEDFQIAVDLLPVDWDDPDFEPGLKSRGENMFRLTKGAALSLKAKNLLYAASPLMQNSASTYDYDEELAKRAADTFAEVLKMSRYSLTPWDEYETVFYSTQGRYPYSSEYIFSQAGSVGWFQSFLPTNWQLGAIGQNNLASFPTHNYIRDNFGMSDGLSCEDSPLYDPANPWENRDPRLYKWLVLDGDQMVENLGAATGENEVHRYAQFHTSGEHRYPNKGNGTRTGYVAKKWFPVGFNNFDNQGVFAWRLHVRLTDVYLMYAEAALVAYGINGKPAGFDLSALDAINKIRERAVPDGSLNVQPQYLTSDNAFMDEIRRERAVELSYESHRWMDVRRWKLGTQEKYKLKTEIIFDRNAEGRPINFVERVLRTKVFEDKHYWLPFPKNDTEIYEGFPQNPGW; from the coding sequence ATGCGTAAAATATTCAAACTAGTATTTGGAATATGTTTTCTGGGAATATTCGCCTCTTGTGAAGATTATCTAGATAAATCATTAGAGACAGAATTGACCGAAGAAGAAGTCTTTAAAAATTTCGATAGTGCTCAAGGTTTTGTAGAAGAAATGTATGCCATGATCGTAGATTACAGTACGGCGGCACATTGGCAGCACTTTCATTGCTATGCTGAAGATGCCGTTGGTATCGATACTTGGCAATTCGACTATGCTATTGATGAAGGTCGTTATTGGGAGTGGCAAAGAGATGGTACGGGGAGCATGTTTGACGGCAACACCAATACCAATGCCGAACTACCCTTTGACCGGGCCAAATTGTGGCCAAGTAGTTGGGCGGGTTTGCGAAAAGCCAACATTGTTATTGCCGATGCAGATAGTTTAATGACCGATGCATCGCAAATTGAAAAAGATGTTGTTCTGGGGCAAGCTCATTTCTTCAGGGCGTTCTTTCATCATGAAATCATGAAATTCTGGGGCAGTATACCCTATATAGATCGCGTTTTAGAAGATGATTGGAGAATTGAAAGACCATCTGAATGGAGTGAAACCGCATTAAGAATAGATGAAGATTTTCAAATAGCCGTTGATTTGCTACCTGTTGATTGGGATGATCCTGATTTTGAACCGGGCCTAAAATCTAGAGGGGAGAATATGTTTAGGCTCACTAAGGGCGCAGCATTGTCGTTAAAGGCAAAAAACCTTTTGTATGCCGCTAGTCCTTTAATGCAAAACAGCGCTAGCACATACGATTATGATGAGGAGTTGGCGAAACGTGCCGCTGATACCTTTGCCGAAGTGTTGAAAATGTCGAGATACAGTTTAACACCTTGGGATGAATATGAAACTGTATTCTATTCTACACAAGGTAGATACCCATATTCATCAGAATATATCTTTAGTCAGGCAGGTTCTGTGGGTTGGTTTCAGAGTTTTCTGCCGACCAACTGGCAATTAGGTGCTATAGGACAAAACAACCTCGCCTCGTTCCCCACCCATAATTATATTCGTGATAATTTTGGAATGAGTGACGGCTTGTCTTGCGAAGACAGTCCGCTTTATGACCCCGCAAATCCTTGGGAAAACAGAGACCCTAGGCTTTACAAATGGCTTGTACTAGATGGGGATCAAATGGTAGAAAACCTTGGAGCAGCTACAGGAGAGAATGAAGTGCATCGTTATGCTCAATTTCATACTTCAGGTGAACATCGCTACCCAAATAAGGGTAATGGCACAAGAACCGGTTATGTTGCTAAAAAATGGTTTCCGGTTGGGTTCAATAATTTCGATAATCAAGGGGTATTCGCGTGGCGGTTACATGTACGGTTGACCGATGTGTATTTAATGTATGCCGAAGCTGCTTTGGTAGCGTATGGGATCAATGGCAAACCAGCAGGTTTTGATTTATCCGCGCTTGACGCTATAAATAAAATCAGGGAAAGAGCCGTACCCGATGGAAGCTTAAATGTGCAGCCTCAATATCTGACCAGCGACAATGCTTTTATGGATGAAATACGTCGAGAACGTGCCGTAGAATTGTCATACGAATCACACCGCTGGATGGATGTTAGAAGGTGGAAGTTAGGTACTCAGGAAAAATACAAACTCAAAACAGAAATAATTTTTGACCGTAACGCCGAAGGCAGACCCATAAACTTTGTTGAAAGGGTTTTGAGAACCAAAGTTTTTGAAGATAAGCACTATTGGTTGCCATTTCCGAAAAACGATACTGAAATATATGAAGGGTTTCCGCAAAACCCAGGTTGGTAA